Proteins co-encoded in one Spirosoma endbachense genomic window:
- a CDS encoding efflux RND transporter permease subunit produces MNLSEFSVKNWQFMLVLFLGVAALGINSLLNMPRGEDPEFTAPSFAVAVIYPGTDALDMEKLVVDPGEARFNALENMNHVITNVDDGLAVFRLEYDYSVDPDEKYQEIIREVNALKAELPTDIYRIDIKKFSPTDVNIVQVALLSEVASSKELGEYADKLKEEFEKIKNLKNAEDWGYPASVVRVALNIEKMAQNGVAVNRVLGALQAENLNIPGGSIQAGTRKFNVKTAGDYRSLDEIRNTIVSTNGQKIIYLRDVADVDFTYEDESHITRLNGHRAVLVTAGQKIGENIAKVGEQLNPVIDRFAKTLPPHISLVKNFDQTVSVNKRLDHFVQDFALAILLVSLTLLPLGLRAAVVVMISIPLSLAIGLAGLDFLGFSINQLSIVGLIVALGILVDDSIVVVENIERYLREGYSKREAAIKATSQITLAVIGCTVTLILAFLPLLFLPEASGDFIRSLPMAVVTTILASLLVSLTIVPFLSSRILKEEHNSEGNIFMRALKRLISGSYSRLLHWGLRHPVVTLLFAGVLFTGALYMFRIVGFGLFPASEKPQFLINVETPDGTSLSETDRVARYVEGELKREHDVKYVTTNVGRGQPRIYYNIVQRNESPNYAQFYVQLVDMEPAEKRVMIDKLRERFKLYPNAKIEVKDFEQGPDQEAPVAIRVFGENLDTLKVMASRVETAFKKTPGLIYVNNPLANQKTDLRVRINKEKAGLLGISIADVNRTIRLAVAGLNVGTFKEPNGDDYTINVTLPKGKVADQRVLSDLYVNTLTGSAVPLRQIADLEFESSTNQIRHYDKDRYVTITGFVKTGYLVDNVFNDVLSKLDKMKFPTGFSYQTAGELESRAKSFGGLGTIILITIFGFIAVLVLEFGTFKSTLIVLSVIPLGIIGAVLALYFTGNPFSFVAVIGLIALIGIEVKNSILLVDFTNQLRQEGMPLIEAIEHAGEVRFVPIVLTSLTAIGGLMPLALEGNPLYSPLAWVLIGGLISSTLLSRVVTPVLYKLLPPSVQAKTVATSEQEAVLV; encoded by the coding sequence ATGAACTTATCCGAATTTTCTGTCAAAAACTGGCAGTTCATGCTGGTGCTGTTTCTCGGCGTAGCCGCACTTGGCATCAACTCGCTGCTGAACATGCCTCGGGGCGAAGACCCTGAATTTACGGCCCCCAGTTTTGCCGTAGCTGTCATTTACCCCGGCACCGACGCACTCGACATGGAGAAACTCGTTGTCGATCCCGGCGAAGCCCGGTTCAATGCGCTTGAGAACATGAACCATGTTATTACCAATGTGGATGATGGTCTGGCCGTATTTCGGCTTGAATACGACTACAGTGTCGATCCGGATGAAAAATACCAGGAAATTATCCGGGAAGTAAATGCATTGAAAGCTGAATTGCCGACCGATATCTACCGGATCGACATTAAAAAATTCTCACCGACAGACGTAAATATCGTTCAGGTGGCCCTCCTGTCGGAGGTGGCTTCGTCGAAAGAATTGGGTGAATATGCGGATAAGTTGAAAGAGGAATTTGAGAAAATAAAGAATCTTAAAAATGCCGAAGACTGGGGCTATCCAGCCTCGGTTGTCCGCGTGGCGTTGAACATCGAAAAAATGGCCCAGAATGGCGTAGCTGTCAATCGTGTATTGGGTGCCTTACAAGCCGAAAATCTGAATATTCCCGGTGGGAGTATTCAGGCCGGGACGCGCAAGTTCAACGTTAAAACAGCGGGCGATTACCGGTCGCTGGACGAAATTCGAAATACAATTGTTTCGACTAACGGTCAGAAAATCATCTACCTGCGTGATGTTGCCGACGTCGATTTTACCTATGAAGATGAAAGTCACATTACCCGACTGAACGGCCACCGGGCGGTTCTGGTAACAGCAGGGCAAAAAATCGGTGAGAATATCGCGAAGGTCGGTGAACAGTTGAACCCGGTCATTGATCGATTTGCGAAAACGCTGCCACCACACATCAGTCTCGTTAAAAATTTCGACCAGACGGTTAGCGTCAATAAGCGGCTCGACCACTTTGTTCAGGATTTTGCGCTGGCGATCCTCCTCGTTTCGCTGACATTGCTCCCGTTAGGTCTCCGGGCTGCGGTGGTCGTTATGATCTCGATTCCCTTATCGCTGGCCATTGGGCTGGCCGGGCTGGATTTCCTCGGCTTTAGTATCAATCAGTTAAGCATTGTGGGGCTAATTGTTGCCCTGGGCATTCTGGTCGATGACTCCATTGTTGTCGTCGAAAACATTGAGCGTTACCTGCGTGAGGGCTATTCGAAACGGGAAGCCGCTATCAAAGCAACCAGTCAGATCACACTGGCGGTTATTGGTTGTACGGTAACGTTGATTCTGGCGTTTTTACCGCTTCTTTTTCTTCCCGAAGCCTCCGGCGACTTTATCCGATCGCTGCCGATGGCCGTTGTCACAACCATTCTGGCATCCTTGCTGGTTTCGCTGACAATTGTCCCATTCCTGTCGAGCCGAATCCTGAAAGAAGAGCACAATTCAGAAGGGAACATTTTCATGCGTGCCCTCAAGCGGTTAATCAGTGGCTCGTATAGTCGTCTGCTGCACTGGGGCCTTCGCCACCCGGTCGTAACGCTACTTTTTGCGGGTGTTTTATTTACAGGAGCGCTGTATATGTTCAGGATTGTGGGGTTTGGCCTGTTTCCAGCCTCCGAAAAACCTCAATTTCTGATCAATGTCGAAACGCCGGATGGGACCAGCCTATCGGAAACGGATCGCGTTGCCCGTTACGTAGAAGGTGAATTGAAACGGGAACATGATGTAAAATATGTTACGACGAATGTAGGACGCGGTCAACCCCGTATCTATTACAACATCGTTCAACGGAACGAATCGCCAAACTACGCTCAGTTTTATGTGCAGTTGGTCGATATGGAGCCCGCCGAAAAACGAGTGATGATCGATAAACTTCGCGAGCGTTTCAAGCTCTATCCAAACGCCAAAATTGAGGTTAAAGATTTTGAGCAGGGTCCGGATCAGGAAGCTCCGGTTGCGATTCGGGTATTCGGTGAAAATCTCGATACACTAAAGGTAATGGCATCACGGGTTGAAACGGCATTCAAAAAAACGCCGGGTCTGATCTACGTGAACAATCCATTGGCTAACCAGAAAACCGACCTGCGTGTGCGCATCAACAAAGAAAAAGCAGGGTTATTAGGTATTTCAATTGCCGACGTGAACCGCACAATTCGGCTTGCTGTTGCGGGACTTAACGTTGGAACCTTCAAAGAACCCAATGGCGACGATTATACCATCAATGTAACTCTGCCGAAAGGGAAAGTAGCTGACCAGCGCGTGCTCAGCGATCTGTATGTTAACACGTTAACAGGCTCTGCTGTACCCTTGCGGCAAATTGCTGACCTCGAATTCGAAAGCAGTACGAATCAAATCCGCCACTACGATAAAGATCGGTACGTTACGATTACGGGTTTCGTCAAAACAGGTTATTTGGTCGATAACGTATTCAATGACGTGCTCTCGAAGCTCGACAAAATGAAATTTCCCACTGGCTTCAGCTACCAGACGGCGGGTGAACTGGAGAGCCGCGCCAAATCATTTGGTGGTCTGGGCACCATTATTCTCATCACTATTTTCGGCTTTATTGCGGTGCTGGTGCTGGAATTTGGCACGTTTAAAAGTACATTGATTGTGCTGTCAGTGATTCCATTAGGAATTATCGGTGCTGTGCTAGCCCTCTATTTCACGGGTAATCCCTTTTCGTTTGTAGCCGTTATTGGGCTGATCGCGCTGATCGGTATTGAGGTCAAAAACTCCATCCTACTCGTTGATTTTACAAATCAGCTCCGACAGGAAGGAATGCCTCTGATCGAAGCCATTGAACACGCTGGAGAAGTACGTTTTGTGCCTATTGTTCTCACCTCACTTACGGCGATTGGCGGTCTGATGCCACTGGCACTGGAAGGGAATCCGCTCTACTCTCCTCTGGCATGGGTTCTGATTGGCGGTCTGATTTCCAGCACATTACTGTCGCGTGTAGTGACGCCCGTGTTGTATAAGCTGTTGCCACCCAGCGTACAGGCCAAAACCGTAGCGACCAGCGAGCAGGAAGCCGTATTGGTGTAA